Proteins from a genomic interval of Alosa alosa isolate M-15738 ecotype Scorff River chromosome 8, AALO_Geno_1.1, whole genome shotgun sequence:
- the LOC125299902 gene encoding ras-related protein Rab-6B-like isoform X1: MSVANDFGNPLRKFKLVFLGEQSVGKTSLITRFMYDSFDNTYQATIGIDFLSKTMYLEDRTVRLQLWDTAGQERFRSLIPSYIRDSTVAVVVYDITNVTSFQLTSKWIEEVRSERGSDVIIMLVGNKTDLEEKRQISTEEGERKARELSVMFIETSAKNGCNVKQSIDNSPAGLRMREKTLFRRVAAALPGMESLDEPNKDGMIDIKLDKQPEDSTPKSRCSC; this comes from the exons ATGTCGGTGGCGAATGACTTCGGGAACCCGTTGCGGAAATTCAAACTTGTGTTTTTGGGAGAGCAAAGCG TTGGAAAAACCTCTCTCATCACAAGATTCATGTATGACAGTTTTGACAACACCTACCAG GCTACCATTGGGATCGACTTCCTGTCAAAGACCATGTACTTGGAGGACAGAACA GTGCGTCTGCAGCTGTGGGACACTGCAGGCCAGGAGCGCTTTCGCAGCCTCATCCCCAGCTACATACGAGACTCCACCGTCGCCGTGGTCGTCTATGACATCACCA ATGTCACCTCGTTCCAGCTGACCTCTAAATGGATTGAAGAAGTGCGgtcagagagaggaagtgatgtCATCATCATGTTAGTGGGCAACAAGACAGATCTGGAGGAGAAAAG gcagATCAGtactgaggagggagagagaaaggcacgTGAGCTGAGTGTGATGTTCATCGAGACCAGTGCCAAGAATGGCTGCAACGTCAAACAG TCTATAGACAATTCACCTGCTGGACTTAGGATGAGGGAAAAAACA CTGTTTCGCCGTGTTGCAGCTGCTTTACCAGGCATGGAAAGTTTGGATGAACCCAACAAAGATGGTA TGATTGACATCAAACTGGACAAACAGCCTGAAGACTCCACCCCCAAGTCTCGCTGCTCCTGTTAA
- the LOC125299902 gene encoding ras-related protein Rab-6B-like isoform X2 — MSVANDFGNPLRKFKLVFLGEQSVGKTSLITRFMYDSFDNTYQATIGIDFLSKTMYLEDRTVRLQLWDTAGQERFRSLIPSYIRDSTVAVVVYDITNVTSFQLTSKWIEEVRSERGSDVIIMLVGNKTDLEEKRQISTEEGERKARELSVMFIETSAKNGCNVKQLFRRVAAALPGMESLDEPNKDGMIDIKLDKQPEDSTPKSRCSC; from the exons ATGTCGGTGGCGAATGACTTCGGGAACCCGTTGCGGAAATTCAAACTTGTGTTTTTGGGAGAGCAAAGCG TTGGAAAAACCTCTCTCATCACAAGATTCATGTATGACAGTTTTGACAACACCTACCAG GCTACCATTGGGATCGACTTCCTGTCAAAGACCATGTACTTGGAGGACAGAACA GTGCGTCTGCAGCTGTGGGACACTGCAGGCCAGGAGCGCTTTCGCAGCCTCATCCCCAGCTACATACGAGACTCCACCGTCGCCGTGGTCGTCTATGACATCACCA ATGTCACCTCGTTCCAGCTGACCTCTAAATGGATTGAAGAAGTGCGgtcagagagaggaagtgatgtCATCATCATGTTAGTGGGCAACAAGACAGATCTGGAGGAGAAAAG gcagATCAGtactgaggagggagagagaaaggcacgTGAGCTGAGTGTGATGTTCATCGAGACCAGTGCCAAGAATGGCTGCAACGTCAAACAG CTGTTTCGCCGTGTTGCAGCTGCTTTACCAGGCATGGAAAGTTTGGATGAACCCAACAAAGATGGTA TGATTGACATCAAACTGGACAAACAGCCTGAAGACTCCACCCCCAAGTCTCGCTGCTCCTGTTAA
- the aire gene encoding autoimmune regulator isoform X1 — MRSSYFRGRLTLLSSEQPSISIPQILALPASLLVMSHSEASGDFDLRTKLKVSRTDIAMVIDDPFPLLYGLADHNIIPESLLKETVERGEREGVHKAVYSLLSWVLQQGGDTIQTFWKNLSKEYNQQSYPKLQALLSRIFRDRSVWGSRQRHSLVATAAAQGRARKRSGNGQQLISRNKKREAPPSAVSVLQDGCDGSEQQEEPCTAIKPEVAVTHGGQQGELLNSSTITRTGDVNDDECTVCKDGGELICCDGCPRAFHLGCLDPPLTSIPSGSWRCGQCQSTQVAPQTTSAPVQQSQWVEPCSSSTVDFSFFTSLSAVMATSCSSHSNTSQHPPQGLGEGSVRVLCGICHLSSDDIITCVQCHQGYHGQCHFSGGSSTCRSCCSSWSRREEQTHTLQVCDGAEQGVSVMRKEENDAMAGEVHMCVCASVDTILQWAFHNLSRPLADSQGFFP; from the exons atgagGAGCAGCTACTTTAGAGGCAGACTCACTCTTCTCAGCTCAGAACAGCCCAGCATCTCAATTCCTCAAATCTTAGCACTGC ctgcCTCTCTGCTTGTCATGTCCCACTCTGAAGCTTCGGGAGATTTTGACCTACGCACCAAGCTGAAGGTGTCCAGGACAGACATTGCCATGGTGATAGACGACCCTTTCCCTCTGCTATATGGCTTAGCAGACCACAACATCATCCCTGAATCTCTTCTGAAG GAGactgtggagagaggagagagggaaggggttCATAAGGCCGTGTACTCGCTCCTTTCCTGGGTTCTCCAGCAGGGCGGGGACACCATCCAGACATTCTGGAAGAATCTCTCCAAGGAGTACAACCAGCAGAGCTACCCCAAACTACAGGCCTTACTCAGCAGAAttttcagag accggAGTGTTTGGGGTTCCAGACAGAGGCACTCTCTCGTGGCCACAGCTGCAGCTCAGGGCAGAGCCAGGAAGAGAAGTGGGAATGGACAACAGCTGATTTCCCGCAACAAGAAAAGAGAAGCCCCACCCAGTGCAG TGTCAGTGTTGCAGGATGGTTGTGATGGTTcagagcagcaggaggagcCCTGTACTGCAATAAAGCCGGAGGTTGCAGTAACACACGGTGGCCAGCAGGGGGAACTACTCAACAGCAGCACAATTACACGAACTGGAGAT gttAATGATGATGAGTGCACAGTATGTAAAGATGGTGGGGAGCTCATCTGTTGTGATGGTTGTCCTCGAGCATTTCACCTGGGCTGTCTAGATCCCCCGCTCACCTCTATACCCAG TGGCAGCTGGCGATGTGGTCAGTGCCAAAGCACTCAGGTGGCGCCTCAGACAACCTCTGCACCTGTGCAG CAATCTCAGTGGGTGGAGCCTTGCAGCAGTTCCACAGTGGACTTCTCCTTTTTTACGTCACTTTCTGCTGTCATGGCAACCAGCTGTAGTTCCCACAGCAACACCTCCCAGCATCCTCCTCAG ggTCTTGGTGAGGGGAGTGTGAGGGTGCTCTGTGGCATTTGCCACCTTAGCagtgatgacatcatcaccTGTGTCCAGTGTCACCAGGGATACCATGGCCAGTGCCACTTCTCAGG aggCAGTAGCACATGCAGATCCTGTTGCAGTTCCTGGAGTAGAAGagaggaacaaacacacactctacag GTTTGTGATGGAGCAGAACAAGGTGTCTCAGTCATgaggaaagaagaaaatgacGCCATGGCAGGAGaggtgcatatgtgtgtctgt GCTTCTGTAGACACCATCCTGCAGTGGGCATTCCATAACTTGTCCCGCCCACTAGCTGACTCTCAGGGCTTCTTCCCATAG
- the aire gene encoding autoimmune regulator isoform X2, whose translation MRSSYFRGRLTLLSSEQPSISIPQILALPASLLVMSHSEASGDFDLRTKLKVSRTDIAMVIDDPFPLLYGLADHNIIPESLLKETVERGEREGVHKAVYSLLSWVLQQGGDTIQTFWKNLSKEYNQQSYPKLQALLSRIFRDRSVWGSRQRHSLVATAAAQGRARKRSGNGQQLISRNKKREAPPSAVSVLQDGCDGSEQQEEPCTAIKPEVAVTHGGQQGELLNSSTITRTGDVNDDECTVCKDGGELICCDGCPRAFHLGCLDPPLTSIPSWRCGQCQSTQVAPQTTSAPVQQSQWVEPCSSSTVDFSFFTSLSAVMATSCSSHSNTSQHPPQGLGEGSVRVLCGICHLSSDDIITCVQCHQGYHGQCHFSGGSSTCRSCCSSWSRREEQTHTLQVCDGAEQGVSVMRKEENDAMAGEVHMCVCASVDTILQWAFHNLSRPLADSQGFFP comes from the exons atgagGAGCAGCTACTTTAGAGGCAGACTCACTCTTCTCAGCTCAGAACAGCCCAGCATCTCAATTCCTCAAATCTTAGCACTGC ctgcCTCTCTGCTTGTCATGTCCCACTCTGAAGCTTCGGGAGATTTTGACCTACGCACCAAGCTGAAGGTGTCCAGGACAGACATTGCCATGGTGATAGACGACCCTTTCCCTCTGCTATATGGCTTAGCAGACCACAACATCATCCCTGAATCTCTTCTGAAG GAGactgtggagagaggagagagggaaggggttCATAAGGCCGTGTACTCGCTCCTTTCCTGGGTTCTCCAGCAGGGCGGGGACACCATCCAGACATTCTGGAAGAATCTCTCCAAGGAGTACAACCAGCAGAGCTACCCCAAACTACAGGCCTTACTCAGCAGAAttttcagag accggAGTGTTTGGGGTTCCAGACAGAGGCACTCTCTCGTGGCCACAGCTGCAGCTCAGGGCAGAGCCAGGAAGAGAAGTGGGAATGGACAACAGCTGATTTCCCGCAACAAGAAAAGAGAAGCCCCACCCAGTGCAG TGTCAGTGTTGCAGGATGGTTGTGATGGTTcagagcagcaggaggagcCCTGTACTGCAATAAAGCCGGAGGTTGCAGTAACACACGGTGGCCAGCAGGGGGAACTACTCAACAGCAGCACAATTACACGAACTGGAGAT gttAATGATGATGAGTGCACAGTATGTAAAGATGGTGGGGAGCTCATCTGTTGTGATGGTTGTCCTCGAGCATTTCACCTGGGCTGTCTAGATCCCCCGCTCACCTCTATACCCAG CTGGCGATGTGGTCAGTGCCAAAGCACTCAGGTGGCGCCTCAGACAACCTCTGCACCTGTGCAG CAATCTCAGTGGGTGGAGCCTTGCAGCAGTTCCACAGTGGACTTCTCCTTTTTTACGTCACTTTCTGCTGTCATGGCAACCAGCTGTAGTTCCCACAGCAACACCTCCCAGCATCCTCCTCAG ggTCTTGGTGAGGGGAGTGTGAGGGTGCTCTGTGGCATTTGCCACCTTAGCagtgatgacatcatcaccTGTGTCCAGTGTCACCAGGGATACCATGGCCAGTGCCACTTCTCAGG aggCAGTAGCACATGCAGATCCTGTTGCAGTTCCTGGAGTAGAAGagaggaacaaacacacactctacag GTTTGTGATGGAGCAGAACAAGGTGTCTCAGTCATgaggaaagaagaaaatgacGCCATGGCAGGAGaggtgcatatgtgtgtctgt GCTTCTGTAGACACCATCCTGCAGTGGGCATTCCATAACTTGTCCCGCCCACTAGCTGACTCTCAGGGCTTCTTCCCATAG
- the aire gene encoding autoimmune regulator isoform X3, producing the protein MRSSYFRGRLTLLSSEQPSISIPQILALPASLLVMSHSEASGDFDLRTKLKVSRTDIAMVIDDPFPLLYGLADHNIIPESLLKETVERGEREGVHKAVYSLLSWVLQQGGDTIQTFWKNLSKEYNQQSYPKLQALLSRIFRDRSVWGSRQRHSLVATAAAQGRARKRSGNGQQLISRNKKREAPPSAVSVLQDGCDGSEQQEEPCTAIKPEVAVTHGGQQGELLNSSTITRTGDVNDDECTVCKDGGELICCDGCPRAFHLGCLDPPLTSIPSGSWRCGQCQSTQVAPQTTSAPVQQSQWVEPCSSSTVDFSFFTSLSAVMATSCSSHSNTSQHPPQGLGEGSVRVLCGICHLSSDDIITCVQCHQGYHGQCHFSGGSSTCRSCCSSWSRREEQTHTLQVCDGAEQGVSVMRKEENDAMAGEQASVDTILQWAFHNLSRPLADSQGFFP; encoded by the exons atgagGAGCAGCTACTTTAGAGGCAGACTCACTCTTCTCAGCTCAGAACAGCCCAGCATCTCAATTCCTCAAATCTTAGCACTGC ctgcCTCTCTGCTTGTCATGTCCCACTCTGAAGCTTCGGGAGATTTTGACCTACGCACCAAGCTGAAGGTGTCCAGGACAGACATTGCCATGGTGATAGACGACCCTTTCCCTCTGCTATATGGCTTAGCAGACCACAACATCATCCCTGAATCTCTTCTGAAG GAGactgtggagagaggagagagggaaggggttCATAAGGCCGTGTACTCGCTCCTTTCCTGGGTTCTCCAGCAGGGCGGGGACACCATCCAGACATTCTGGAAGAATCTCTCCAAGGAGTACAACCAGCAGAGCTACCCCAAACTACAGGCCTTACTCAGCAGAAttttcagag accggAGTGTTTGGGGTTCCAGACAGAGGCACTCTCTCGTGGCCACAGCTGCAGCTCAGGGCAGAGCCAGGAAGAGAAGTGGGAATGGACAACAGCTGATTTCCCGCAACAAGAAAAGAGAAGCCCCACCCAGTGCAG TGTCAGTGTTGCAGGATGGTTGTGATGGTTcagagcagcaggaggagcCCTGTACTGCAATAAAGCCGGAGGTTGCAGTAACACACGGTGGCCAGCAGGGGGAACTACTCAACAGCAGCACAATTACACGAACTGGAGAT gttAATGATGATGAGTGCACAGTATGTAAAGATGGTGGGGAGCTCATCTGTTGTGATGGTTGTCCTCGAGCATTTCACCTGGGCTGTCTAGATCCCCCGCTCACCTCTATACCCAG TGGCAGCTGGCGATGTGGTCAGTGCCAAAGCACTCAGGTGGCGCCTCAGACAACCTCTGCACCTGTGCAG CAATCTCAGTGGGTGGAGCCTTGCAGCAGTTCCACAGTGGACTTCTCCTTTTTTACGTCACTTTCTGCTGTCATGGCAACCAGCTGTAGTTCCCACAGCAACACCTCCCAGCATCCTCCTCAG ggTCTTGGTGAGGGGAGTGTGAGGGTGCTCTGTGGCATTTGCCACCTTAGCagtgatgacatcatcaccTGTGTCCAGTGTCACCAGGGATACCATGGCCAGTGCCACTTCTCAGG aggCAGTAGCACATGCAGATCCTGTTGCAGTTCCTGGAGTAGAAGagaggaacaaacacacactctacag GTTTGTGATGGAGCAGAACAAGGTGTCTCAGTCATgaggaaagaagaaaatgacGCCATGGCAGGAGag CAGGCTTCTGTAGACACCATCCTGCAGTGGGCATTCCATAACTTGTCCCGCCCACTAGCTGACTCTCAGGGCTTCTTCCCATAG
- the aire gene encoding autoimmune regulator isoform X4: MRSSYFRGRLTLLSSEQPSISIPQILALPASLLVMSHSEASGDFDLRTKLKVSRTDIAMVIDDPFPLLYGLADHNIIPESLLKETVERGEREGVHKAVYSLLSWVLQQGGDTIQTFWKNLSKEYNQQSYPKLQALLSRIFRDRSVWGSRQRHSLVATAAAQGRARKRSGNGQQLISRNKKREAPPSAVSVLQDGCDGSEQQEEPCTAIKPEVAVTHGGQQGELLNSSTITRTGDVNDDECTVCKDGGELICCDGCPRAFHLGCLDPPLTSIPSGSWRCGQCQSTQVAPQTTSAPVQQSQWVEPCSSSTVDFSFFTSLSAVMATSCSSHSNTSQHPPQGLGEGSVRVLCGICHLSSDDIITCVQCHQGYHGQCHFSGGSSTCRSCCSSWSRREEQTHTLQVCDGAEQGVSVMRKEENDAMAGEASVDTILQWAFHNLSRPLADSQGFFP, from the exons atgagGAGCAGCTACTTTAGAGGCAGACTCACTCTTCTCAGCTCAGAACAGCCCAGCATCTCAATTCCTCAAATCTTAGCACTGC ctgcCTCTCTGCTTGTCATGTCCCACTCTGAAGCTTCGGGAGATTTTGACCTACGCACCAAGCTGAAGGTGTCCAGGACAGACATTGCCATGGTGATAGACGACCCTTTCCCTCTGCTATATGGCTTAGCAGACCACAACATCATCCCTGAATCTCTTCTGAAG GAGactgtggagagaggagagagggaaggggttCATAAGGCCGTGTACTCGCTCCTTTCCTGGGTTCTCCAGCAGGGCGGGGACACCATCCAGACATTCTGGAAGAATCTCTCCAAGGAGTACAACCAGCAGAGCTACCCCAAACTACAGGCCTTACTCAGCAGAAttttcagag accggAGTGTTTGGGGTTCCAGACAGAGGCACTCTCTCGTGGCCACAGCTGCAGCTCAGGGCAGAGCCAGGAAGAGAAGTGGGAATGGACAACAGCTGATTTCCCGCAACAAGAAAAGAGAAGCCCCACCCAGTGCAG TGTCAGTGTTGCAGGATGGTTGTGATGGTTcagagcagcaggaggagcCCTGTACTGCAATAAAGCCGGAGGTTGCAGTAACACACGGTGGCCAGCAGGGGGAACTACTCAACAGCAGCACAATTACACGAACTGGAGAT gttAATGATGATGAGTGCACAGTATGTAAAGATGGTGGGGAGCTCATCTGTTGTGATGGTTGTCCTCGAGCATTTCACCTGGGCTGTCTAGATCCCCCGCTCACCTCTATACCCAG TGGCAGCTGGCGATGTGGTCAGTGCCAAAGCACTCAGGTGGCGCCTCAGACAACCTCTGCACCTGTGCAG CAATCTCAGTGGGTGGAGCCTTGCAGCAGTTCCACAGTGGACTTCTCCTTTTTTACGTCACTTTCTGCTGTCATGGCAACCAGCTGTAGTTCCCACAGCAACACCTCCCAGCATCCTCCTCAG ggTCTTGGTGAGGGGAGTGTGAGGGTGCTCTGTGGCATTTGCCACCTTAGCagtgatgacatcatcaccTGTGTCCAGTGTCACCAGGGATACCATGGCCAGTGCCACTTCTCAGG aggCAGTAGCACATGCAGATCCTGTTGCAGTTCCTGGAGTAGAAGagaggaacaaacacacactctacag GTTTGTGATGGAGCAGAACAAGGTGTCTCAGTCATgaggaaagaagaaaatgacGCCATGGCAGGAGag GCTTCTGTAGACACCATCCTGCAGTGGGCATTCCATAACTTGTCCCGCCCACTAGCTGACTCTCAGGGCTTCTTCCCATAG